One genomic window of Solanum stenotomum isolate F172 chromosome 9, ASM1918654v1, whole genome shotgun sequence includes the following:
- the LOC125877051 gene encoding uncharacterized protein LOC125877051: MEINTYQTRAEMLLRSYILSDSFIVYSSVIGGVFACKLVYDLSQIFSSIYFKRYAGLSKSQQVEWNNRFISTVHAIFITAMSLFLAFWSDLFSDDQLSGLVIMRSSTLSTSVLGVSVGYFLTDLAMILWFYPSLGGMEYLVHHLLSLVALSYAMLTGEAQFYVYMVLLSEATTPGINLRWYLDVAGLKKSKAYLINGFMMVFVWLVARILVFIYVFYHFYVHYDQVMKVSSFGIFLLCVVPLVLAVMNLVWFWKIVKGLMKTLAKRN, from the exons ATGGAAATCAACACTTATCAAACTCGCGCTGAGATGCTTCTTCGAAGCTAcattctttcagattctttcatTGTCTACTCTTCTGTTATTGGTGGTGTTTTCGCATGCAAGCTG GTATATGATCTTAGCCAGATATTCTCCTCTATTTACTTTAAGCGCTATGCTGGGCTCTCAAAATCACAACAAGTTGAATGGAATAACCG GTTCATATCTACAGTTCATGCAATATTCATTACAGCCATGTCACTGTTCTTGGCATTCTGGTCAGATCTTTTCTCTGATGATCAGCTGTCTGGCCTTGTCATTATGCGGAGTTCCACTTTATCAACCTCTGTCTTGGGG GTTTCTGTGGGATATTTTCTCACTGATCTTGCTATGATCCTTTGGTTTTATCCTTCTTTAGGTGGAATGGAATAT CTGGTTCATCACCTTCTCTCTTTGGTGGCACTGTCATATGCTATGTTGACTGGTGAGGCCCAGTTTTATGTGTACATGGTTTTACTTTCTGAGGCAACTACCCCGGGGATCAACTTGAGATG GTATCTTGATGTAGCTGGATTGAAAAAGTCGAAAGCATACCTGATAAACGGTTTCATGATGGTGTTTGTTTGGCTG GTTGCCAGAATTTTGGTATTCATTTACGTGTTCTACCACTTCTACGTCCACTACGATCAG GTTATGAAGGTGTCTTCATTTGGGATTTTCTTGCTATGTGTTGTACCATTGGTACTTGCTGTGATGAACTTGGTTTGGTTCTGGAAGATTGTGAAAGGACTTATGAAAACTTTAGCAAAGAGGAACTGA